From Streptomyces sp. TLI_235, a single genomic window includes:
- a CDS encoding septum formation protein: protein MTDRRTLVLASASPARLGLLRQAGLDPQVRVSGVDEDALSAATPAELALVLAEAKAKTVAAGLTGGELVIGCDSVLELDGQALGKPADAAEALERWRSMRGRAGVLQTGHCVVDTATGRQSSATASTTVRFGTPDDEEIAAYIASGEPLHVAGAFTLDGRSAPFVEGIDGDSGNVIGLSLPLLRRLLADLGVRITDLWV from the coding sequence ATGACCGATCGCCGCACCCTCGTCCTCGCCTCCGCGTCCCCGGCCCGGCTCGGGCTGCTCCGCCAGGCCGGCCTCGACCCGCAGGTGCGGGTCAGCGGGGTCGACGAGGACGCGCTCAGCGCCGCCACCCCCGCCGAACTCGCCCTGGTGCTCGCCGAGGCGAAGGCCAAGACGGTGGCGGCCGGCCTCACCGGCGGCGAACTGGTGATCGGCTGCGACTCGGTGCTGGAGCTCGACGGGCAGGCGCTCGGCAAGCCCGCGGACGCCGCCGAGGCGCTGGAGCGCTGGCGCTCGATGCGCGGCCGGGCGGGCGTGCTGCAGACCGGCCACTGCGTCGTCGACACGGCGACCGGCCGGCAGTCGTCGGCGACCGCCTCGACCACCGTCCGCTTCGGCACCCCGGACGACGAGGAGATCGCCGCGTACATCGCCTCCGGCGAACCCCTGCACGTGGCCGGGGCGTTCACCCTGGACGGCCGCTCGGCCCCGTTCGTGGAGGGCATCGACGGCGACTCGGGCAATGTGATCGGCCTGTCGCTGCCGCTGCTGCGGCGGCTGCTGGCCGACCTGGGCGTGCGGATCACCGACCTCTGGGTCTGA
- a CDS encoding putative oxidoreductase gives MPRPSVSSLETARPYAVGLFRVVAGLLFTAHGAASLFGVPAGGRGGGTVEAWSWPGWYAAVIQLVGGALVLLGLATRAAAVVCSGSMAYAYFSVHQEHALWPMQNGGEPAALFAWVFLLIAVLGPGAVALDGLLGRRSAEAG, from the coding sequence GTGCCCCGTCCGTCCGTCAGTTCGTTGGAGACCGCCCGCCCGTACGCGGTGGGCCTGTTCCGCGTCGTCGCAGGCCTGCTGTTCACGGCCCACGGCGCCGCATCGCTGTTCGGCGTCCCGGCGGGCGGCCGGGGCGGCGGCACCGTGGAGGCGTGGTCCTGGCCCGGCTGGTACGCCGCGGTCATCCAGCTCGTCGGCGGCGCCCTGGTGCTGCTCGGGCTCGCCACCCGCGCCGCCGCCGTCGTCTGCTCCGGCTCGATGGCCTACGCCTACTTCTCCGTCCACCAGGAGCACGCGCTCTGGCCGATGCAGAACGGCGGCGAGCCGGCCGCGCTGTTCGCCTGGGTGTTCCTGCTGATCGCGGTGCTCGGCCCCGGCGCGGTGGCCCTGGACGGCCTGCTCGGCCGCCGCTCCGCCGAGGCCGGCTGA
- a CDS encoding acyl-CoA carboxylase epsilon subunit-like protein encodes MAPIQVLHGQPTPEELATVLAVVHSRAAAAQAAAEAAGRAGGPASPWRDHARKMRSMPAHGPAAWRTSGWAR; translated from the coding sequence ATGGCCCCCATCCAGGTGCTGCACGGGCAGCCGACCCCCGAGGAGCTGGCCACCGTCCTGGCGGTGGTCCATTCCCGGGCCGCCGCCGCGCAGGCCGCCGCCGAGGCGGCCGGCCGGGCGGGCGGCCCGGCGTCCCCGTGGCGCGACCACGCGCGGAAGATGCGCAGCATGCCGGCCCACGGCCCCGCCGCCTGGCGGACCTCCGGCTGGGCCCGCTGA
- a CDS encoding propionyl-CoA carboxylase carboxyltransferase subunit, translating to MTEAPYDPHSTAGKLADLRRRIDEAVHSGSAAAVEKQHAKGKLTARERVVELLDEDSFVEFDEFARHRSTNFGQERNRPYGDGVVTGYGTVDGRQVAVFAQDFTVFGGSLGEVFGEKIVKVMDFALKTGCPVIGINDSGGARIQEGVVSLGLYGEIFRRNVHASGVVPQISLIMGPCAGGAVYSPAITDFVVMADQTSHMFITGPDVIKTVTGEDVGMEELGGARTHNTKSGNAHYLAADEKEAIEYVKNLLSYLPSNNLSDPPAYPEQADLSITDEDLQLDTIVPDSANQPYDMHRVIEHVLDDGEFLETQPLFAGNIITGFGRVEGHPVGIVGNQPMDLAGCLDIDASEKAARFVRTCDSFNIPVLTFVDVPGFLPGTGQEWDGIIRRGAKLIYAYAEATVPLITVITRKAFGGAYDVMGSKHLGADLNLAWPTAQIAVMGAQGAANIVYRRELAEAAKAGADVDARRAELVAEYEDTLLNPYLAAERGYVDAVIAPSETRRHIVRGLRALRGKRETLPPKKHGNIPL from the coding sequence ATGACCGAGGCGCCGTACGACCCCCACAGCACCGCCGGGAAACTCGCCGATCTGCGGCGGAGGATCGACGAGGCGGTCCACTCCGGCTCGGCCGCGGCCGTCGAGAAGCAGCATGCCAAGGGCAAGCTGACGGCGCGTGAGCGGGTCGTGGAGCTGCTGGACGAGGACTCGTTCGTCGAGTTCGACGAGTTCGCCCGGCACCGCTCGACCAACTTCGGGCAGGAGCGGAACCGCCCGTACGGCGACGGCGTGGTCACCGGCTACGGCACCGTCGACGGCCGTCAGGTCGCGGTCTTCGCGCAGGACTTCACCGTCTTCGGCGGCTCGCTCGGCGAGGTGTTCGGCGAGAAGATCGTCAAGGTGATGGACTTCGCGCTGAAGACCGGCTGCCCGGTCATCGGCATCAACGACTCCGGCGGCGCCCGCATCCAGGAGGGCGTGGTCTCGCTCGGCCTGTACGGCGAGATCTTCCGCCGCAACGTGCACGCCTCGGGTGTCGTCCCGCAGATCTCGCTGATCATGGGCCCCTGCGCGGGCGGCGCGGTGTACTCCCCCGCGATCACCGACTTCGTGGTGATGGCCGACCAGACCTCGCACATGTTCATCACCGGCCCGGACGTCATCAAGACGGTCACCGGCGAGGACGTCGGCATGGAGGAGCTGGGCGGCGCCCGCACCCACAACACCAAGTCGGGCAACGCGCACTACCTGGCGGCGGACGAGAAGGAGGCGATCGAGTACGTCAAGAACCTGCTGTCGTACCTGCCCTCCAACAACCTGTCCGACCCGCCGGCCTACCCCGAGCAGGCCGACCTCTCGATCACCGACGAGGACCTCCAGCTCGACACGATCGTGCCGGACTCGGCGAACCAGCCGTACGACATGCACAGGGTGATCGAGCACGTCCTGGACGACGGCGAGTTCCTGGAGACCCAGCCGCTGTTCGCCGGCAACATCATCACCGGCTTCGGCCGGGTCGAGGGCCACCCGGTCGGCATCGTCGGCAACCAGCCGATGGACCTGGCCGGCTGCCTGGACATCGACGCCAGCGAGAAGGCCGCGCGCTTCGTGCGGACCTGCGACAGCTTCAACATCCCGGTGCTGACCTTCGTCGACGTGCCCGGCTTCCTGCCCGGCACCGGTCAGGAGTGGGACGGCATCATCCGCCGCGGCGCCAAGCTGATCTACGCCTACGCCGAGGCCACCGTGCCGCTGATCACCGTGATCACCCGCAAGGCCTTCGGCGGCGCGTACGACGTCATGGGCTCCAAGCACCTGGGCGCGGACCTGAACCTGGCCTGGCCGACCGCGCAGATCGCCGTCATGGGCGCGCAGGGCGCGGCCAACATCGTCTACCGCCGCGAGCTCGCCGAGGCCGCGAAGGCGGGCGCGGACGTCGACGCGCGCCGGGCCGAGCTGGTCGCCGAGTACGAGGACACCCTGCTCAACCCGTACCTGGCCGCCGAGCGCGGCTACGTGGACGCGGTCATCGCCCCGAGCGAGACCCGCCGGCACATCGTGCGCGGACTGCGGGCGCTGCGCGGCAAGCGGGAGACGCTGCCGCCGAAGAAGCACGGCAACATTCCGCTGTAG
- a CDS encoding BirA family biotin operon repressor/biotin-[acetyl-CoA-carboxylase] ligase, with amino-acid sequence MTDAEQPEPIRPRRSGLRGLGQGAGPSPWTDLERPPLDTAALRRDLLVPGGLWTSLDIVAETGSTNTDLAARARAGAPEGAVLIAESQSAGRGRLERRWSAPPRSGLFLSMLLRPAEVPVERYGWLPILVGVAAATTVSRIAELDTGLKWPNDLQVTVGGEERKIGGILTELSGGAVVVGLGINVSLRAGELPVPTAGSLALAGAEVTDRQILLRGLLREFAELYGEWRAAAGDPHASGLLPAYTARCTTLGRPVRVQLPGDRELAGEAVAVDGDGRLVVRTPDGTRHPVAAGDVVHVRPERPDSA; translated from the coding sequence GTGACCGACGCCGAGCAGCCCGAGCCCATCCGTCCCCGCCGCAGCGGCCTGCGCGGCCTCGGCCAGGGCGCCGGCCCCTCGCCCTGGACGGACCTGGAACGGCCCCCGCTGGACACCGCGGCCCTCCGCCGCGACCTGCTCGTCCCCGGCGGCCTGTGGACCTCGCTCGACATCGTCGCCGAGACCGGCTCCACCAACACCGACCTCGCCGCCCGCGCCCGGGCCGGCGCCCCCGAGGGCGCCGTCCTGATCGCCGAGTCGCAGAGTGCCGGCCGCGGCCGGCTGGAGCGCCGCTGGAGCGCCCCGCCGCGCTCCGGGCTCTTCCTCTCGATGCTGCTGCGACCCGCCGAGGTGCCGGTCGAGCGGTACGGCTGGCTGCCGATCCTGGTCGGCGTCGCCGCCGCCACCACCGTCTCCCGGATCGCCGAACTCGACACCGGCCTCAAGTGGCCCAACGACCTCCAGGTCACCGTCGGCGGCGAGGAACGCAAGATCGGCGGCATCCTCACCGAGCTCTCCGGCGGCGCCGTCGTCGTCGGCCTCGGCATCAACGTCTCGCTGCGCGCCGGCGAACTCCCGGTGCCCACCGCCGGCTCGCTCGCCCTCGCGGGAGCCGAAGTCACCGACCGGCAGATCCTGCTGCGCGGCCTGCTGCGGGAGTTCGCCGAACTGTACGGCGAGTGGCGGGCCGCGGCCGGCGACCCGCACGCCAGCGGACTGCTGCCCGCGTACACCGCCCGCTGCACCACGCTCGGCCGCCCCGTCCGGGTGCAACTGCCCGGTGACCGCGAACTCGCAGGTGAGGCCGTCGCGGTGGACGGCGACGGCCGGCTCGTCGTGCGCACCCCCGACGGCACCCGCCACCCGGTGGCGGCCGGGGACGTGGTGCACGTGCGCCCGGAGCGTCCGGACTCCGCCTGA
- a CDS encoding adenylate cyclase: MAGEESGNGDGGQDNGGAGERTVALDLERLILDAPRKYTPYQAARAADVPMDLATRFWRAMGFPDIGQSRALTDNDVIALRRLAGLIESGLLSESMAIQVARSTGQTTARLAGWQMDTFLENLTQAVEPGLTRAEVAYPLTELLLPELEQFLVYVWRRQLAAVTGRVVHAAEDTEITSGRLAVGFADLVGFTRLSRRLEEEELGELVETFENTCSDLIAGQGGRVIKTLGDEILYVTEDPAVAAEIALCLVETLAKEDTMPALRVGMAFGTVTSRMGDVFGTTVNLASRLTSIAPRDAVLVDGDFAAALEQTGAVPPHVPEDPAGRQAEGGFPFHLQPMWRRPVRGLGLVEPWLLGRSHDPE; this comes from the coding sequence GTGGCAGGCGAGGAATCGGGCAACGGCGACGGCGGCCAAGACAACGGCGGGGCGGGCGAACGCACCGTCGCGCTGGATCTGGAACGGCTGATCCTCGACGCCCCGCGCAAATACACCCCCTACCAGGCCGCCCGCGCGGCCGACGTCCCGATGGACCTGGCCACCAGGTTCTGGCGGGCGATGGGCTTCCCCGACATCGGCCAGTCCCGGGCGCTGACCGACAACGACGTGATCGCGCTGCGCCGCCTCGCCGGCCTCATCGAGTCCGGACTGCTCAGCGAGTCGATGGCGATCCAGGTCGCCCGCTCCACCGGCCAGACCACCGCCCGGCTCGCGGGCTGGCAGATGGACACCTTCCTGGAGAACCTCACCCAGGCCGTCGAGCCCGGCCTCACCCGGGCCGAGGTCGCCTACCCGCTCACCGAACTGCTGCTGCCCGAACTGGAGCAGTTCCTGGTGTACGTCTGGCGCCGCCAGCTCGCCGCCGTCACCGGCCGCGTGGTGCACGCCGCCGAGGACACCGAGATCACCAGCGGCCGGCTCGCCGTCGGCTTCGCCGACCTGGTCGGTTTCACCCGGCTCTCGCGCCGGCTGGAGGAGGAGGAGCTCGGCGAACTCGTCGAGACCTTCGAGAACACCTGCTCCGACCTCATCGCCGGCCAGGGCGGCCGGGTCATCAAGACCCTCGGTGACGAGATCCTCTACGTCACCGAGGACCCGGCGGTCGCCGCCGAGATCGCCCTCTGCCTGGTCGAGACGCTCGCCAAGGAGGACACCATGCCCGCGCTGCGGGTCGGCATGGCCTTCGGCACCGTCACCTCCCGAATGGGCGACGTCTTCGGCACCACCGTCAACCTGGCCAGCCGGCTCACCTCGATCGCCCCGCGGGACGCGGTGCTCGTCGACGGCGACTTCGCCGCCGCGCTGGAGCAGACCGGAGCCGTCCCGCCGCACGTGCCGGAGGACCCGGCCGGCCGCCAGGCGGAGGGCGGCTTCCCCTTCCACCTCCAGCCGATGTGGCGGCGCCCGGTGCGCGGCCTCGGCCTGGTCGAGCCGTGGCTGCTCGGCCGGAGCCACGACCCGGAGTGA
- a CDS encoding diguanylate cyclase (GGDEF)-like protein: protein MSGEADSAADRAGQPPATPDVRLRAVVELAHDMAGALTPLEAVRAAVVRATAALEATMAAVSVWDRESGRLRVLANYGELAAGEEEFPEDESYPVADFPEIVTYLEEHWTTGRLPRAWVQTAEDTDPLHAPDHPSASAFCLQRAAGLRRRGRECCLVAPIVLHGQAWGELYLARSAGLPVFGEADVDYATLLAAQISAGLSQTERLADLRRLAFTDPLTGLANRRAVDARLESALQAHNRDNTVVSLVVCDVNGLKRVNDQLGHEMGDRLLERFAHQLSLCAAKLPGSLAARLGGDEFCLLVEGQKADEVVAVAEELCARALQLTEGEGVACGVASTGDSIGPVSTADRLFRLADAAQYRAKASRAAHPVVAGRSHGPGFSPDPTVMLADAADPRHRADGRRGGSGQRGNGDRRRFRGAARSADPGQLLITVLAALDQNEVHRTSHPADTLARLVTVAETSARLLDAVAWWVSYVPPGSHLMRTAQHAVYRMTSGPSSSGAATQRAQIEAPDAVFDLRHYPLTRRASRGGGFALRAGSAGNDPSEEAVMVVSGYKGMVAAGGPNPAGGWLVELFADESTLPLGQVASALRALVAVALSGPTSPPPD, encoded by the coding sequence TTGAGCGGTGAGGCGGACAGCGCTGCGGACCGGGCCGGCCAACCCCCTGCCACCCCGGACGTGCGTCTGCGTGCGGTCGTCGAACTCGCCCACGACATGGCGGGGGCGCTGACGCCGCTGGAGGCCGTCCGCGCCGCAGTCGTCCGCGCCACCGCCGCGCTGGAGGCCACCATGGCCGCCGTCTCGGTCTGGGACCGCGAGTCCGGCCGGCTCCGGGTGCTCGCCAACTACGGCGAACTCGCCGCCGGCGAGGAGGAGTTCCCCGAGGACGAGTCCTACCCGGTGGCCGACTTCCCGGAGATCGTCACCTACCTCGAAGAGCACTGGACCACCGGCCGGCTGCCCCGCGCCTGGGTGCAGACCGCCGAGGACACCGACCCCCTCCACGCACCGGACCACCCGTCCGCGAGCGCGTTCTGCCTGCAGCGCGCCGCCGGACTGCGCCGGCGCGGCCGGGAGTGCTGCCTGGTCGCCCCGATCGTCCTGCACGGCCAGGCTTGGGGCGAGCTCTACCTCGCCCGCAGCGCCGGGCTCCCGGTCTTCGGCGAGGCCGACGTCGACTACGCCACCCTGCTCGCCGCCCAGATCTCGGCCGGACTCTCGCAGACCGAACGGCTCGCCGACCTCCGCCGGCTCGCCTTCACCGACCCGCTCACCGGCCTCGCCAACCGGCGCGCCGTCGACGCCCGGCTGGAGAGCGCCCTGCAGGCGCACAACCGCGACAACACCGTCGTCAGCCTCGTCGTCTGCGACGTCAACGGCCTCAAGCGGGTCAACGACCAACTCGGCCACGAGATGGGCGACCGCCTGCTGGAACGGTTCGCCCACCAGCTCTCGCTCTGCGCCGCCAAACTCCCCGGCAGCCTCGCCGCCCGGCTCGGCGGCGACGAGTTCTGCCTCCTCGTCGAGGGCCAGAAGGCCGACGAGGTGGTGGCCGTCGCCGAGGAGCTCTGCGCCCGCGCCCTGCAGCTCACCGAGGGCGAGGGCGTCGCCTGCGGCGTCGCCTCCACCGGCGACTCCATCGGCCCGGTCTCCACCGCCGACCGGCTGTTCCGACTCGCCGACGCCGCCCAGTACCGCGCCAAGGCCTCCCGCGCCGCCCACCCCGTGGTGGCCGGCCGCAGCCACGGCCCCGGCTTCTCACCCGACCCCACCGTGATGCTCGCCGACGCCGCCGACCCCCGCCACCGCGCCGACGGCCGCCGCGGCGGATCCGGCCAGCGCGGAAACGGCGACCGCCGGCGGTTCCGCGGCGCCGCGCGCAGCGCCGACCCCGGCCAGCTGCTCATCACCGTGCTCGCCGCCCTCGACCAGAACGAGGTCCACCGCACCAGCCACCCCGCCGACACCCTCGCCCGGCTGGTCACCGTCGCCGAGACGTCCGCCCGGCTGCTGGACGCCGTCGCCTGGTGGGTCTCCTACGTGCCGCCCGGCTCGCACCTGATGCGCACCGCCCAGCACGCCGTCTACCGGATGACCAGCGGCCCGAGCAGCTCCGGCGCCGCCACCCAGCGCGCCCAGATCGAGGCCCCGGACGCCGTCTTCGACCTGCGCCACTACCCGCTCACCCGGCGGGCCTCCCGCGGCGGCGGCTTCGCCCTGCGGGCCGGCTCGGCCGGCAACGACCCCTCCGAGGAGGCCGTGATGGTGGTCAGCGGCTACAAGGGCATGGTCGCCGCCGGCGGCCCCAACCCGGCCGGCGGCTGGCTGGTCGAACTCTTCGCCGACGAGTCCACCCTCCCGCTCGGCCAGGTCGCCTCCGCCCTCCGCGCCCTCGTCGCCGTCGCCCTCTCCGGCCCCACCTCGCCACCCCCGGACTAG
- a CDS encoding FdhD protein has translation MARATVRRRVVRLRGTETGVRPDALAAEEPLEIRLGGEPLTVTMRTPGHDFDLVAGFLVGEGVVHRTEQLAALRYCAGTDADGANTYNVVDATVRGDAAPLSGHRNLLTTSACGLCGRDTVESVRTHSRWPVDRDELRVSPALLYGLPDRLRAAQRAFDSTGGLHAAGLFDAEGRLLCAREDVGRHNAVDKVIGWALREGRLPLTGHVLLVSGRASFELTQKAALAGVPLLAAVSAPSSLAVELAEELGLTLVGFLRGESANVYTGTERVATG, from the coding sequence ATGGCACGGGCGACGGTACGGCGCCGGGTGGTGCGGCTGCGCGGCACCGAGACGGGAGTGCGGCCCGACGCGCTGGCGGCCGAGGAGCCGCTGGAGATACGGCTCGGCGGCGAACCGCTGACCGTCACCATGCGCACCCCCGGCCACGACTTCGACCTGGTCGCGGGCTTCCTCGTCGGCGAGGGCGTGGTGCACCGCACCGAGCAGCTGGCCGCCCTGCGGTACTGCGCCGGCACGGACGCGGACGGCGCCAACACCTACAACGTGGTGGACGCGACGGTCCGCGGCGACGCGGCCCCGCTCTCCGGGCACCGCAACCTGCTCACCACCAGCGCCTGCGGGCTGTGCGGCCGGGACACCGTGGAGTCCGTCCGCACACACAGCCGCTGGCCGGTCGACCGGGACGAACTGCGGGTCTCCCCCGCGCTGCTGTACGGCCTGCCGGACCGGCTCCGCGCCGCGCAGCGGGCCTTCGACTCCACCGGCGGGCTGCACGCGGCCGGGCTGTTCGACGCGGAGGGCCGGCTGCTGTGCGCCCGCGAGGACGTCGGGCGGCACAACGCGGTGGACAAGGTGATCGGCTGGGCCCTGCGGGAGGGCCGGCTGCCGCTCACCGGGCACGTGCTGCTGGTGAGCGGGCGGGCCTCGTTCGAGCTGACCCAGAAGGCGGCGCTGGCGGGCGTGCCGCTGCTGGCCGCGGTCTCGGCGCCGTCCTCGCTCGCGGTCGAGCTCGCCGAGGAGCTGGGCCTCACGCTGGTGGGCTTCCTGCGCGGCGAGAGCGCCAACGTGTACACCGGGACGGAACGGGTGGCGACCGGCTGA
- a CDS encoding histidine ammonia-lyase, whose amino-acid sequence MDMHGAVAPDAPLVQVGKADVTAEDVLAVARGNARVEIGPDALAEMAGARARIDALAAEPRPVYGVSTGFGALAVRHISPELRAQLQRSLVRSHAAGMGPVVEREVVRALVFLRMKTLASGRTGVRPLVAETMAALLNAGITPAVREFGSLGCSGDLAPLSHCALALMGEGTSFGPDGVEKDTAELLAAAGIEPIELLEKEGLALINGTDGMLGMLVMAIADLQKLFTTADITAAMSLEALLGTDKVLAPELHAPIRPHPGQALSAANMLALLRGSGLTGHHQDDAPRVQDAYSIRCAPQVAGAGRDTVAHARTVAERELAASVDNPVVLPDGRVESNGNFHGAPVAYVLDFLAIAAADLGSISERRTDRLLDKARSHGLPAFLADDPGVDSGLMIAQYTQAALVSENKRLAVPASVDSIPSSAMQEDHVSMGWSAARKLRQAVTNLTRVLAVELVASARALEIRAEGGSGPLAPATAAAIAAAREAGVGGPGRDRFLSPDLEAAAALVESGALVAAVERVTGRLA is encoded by the coding sequence ATGGATATGCACGGTGCTGTGGCCCCCGACGCGCCACTCGTCCAGGTCGGCAAGGCCGACGTCACCGCCGAGGACGTCCTCGCCGTCGCCCGCGGCAACGCCCGGGTCGAGATCGGCCCGGACGCGCTCGCCGAAATGGCCGGCGCCCGCGCCCGGATCGACGCGCTCGCGGCCGAGCCGCGCCCGGTCTACGGCGTCTCCACCGGCTTCGGCGCCCTCGCCGTCCGCCACATCAGCCCCGAGCTTCGCGCCCAGCTGCAGCGCTCCCTGGTGCGCTCGCACGCCGCCGGCATGGGCCCGGTGGTCGAGCGCGAGGTCGTCCGCGCGCTGGTGTTCCTGCGGATGAAGACCCTCGCCTCCGGCCGCACCGGCGTCCGCCCGCTGGTCGCCGAGACGATGGCCGCGCTGCTCAACGCCGGCATCACCCCGGCCGTCCGCGAGTTCGGCTCGCTCGGCTGCTCCGGCGACCTCGCCCCGCTCTCGCACTGCGCCCTCGCGCTGATGGGCGAGGGCACCTCCTTCGGCCCGGACGGCGTGGAGAAGGACACCGCCGAGCTGCTCGCCGCCGCCGGCATCGAGCCGATCGAGCTGCTGGAGAAGGAGGGCCTCGCCCTCATCAACGGCACCGACGGCATGCTCGGCATGCTGGTCATGGCCATCGCCGACCTGCAGAAGCTGTTCACCACCGCGGACATCACCGCCGCGATGAGCCTGGAGGCGCTGCTCGGCACCGACAAGGTGCTCGCGCCGGAGCTGCACGCCCCGATCCGCCCGCACCCCGGCCAGGCGCTCTCCGCCGCCAACATGCTGGCCCTGCTCCGGGGCTCCGGCCTGACCGGCCACCACCAGGACGACGCGCCGCGCGTCCAGGACGCCTACTCGATCCGCTGCGCCCCGCAGGTCGCCGGCGCCGGCCGTGACACCGTCGCGCACGCCCGCACGGTGGCCGAGCGCGAGCTCGCCGCCTCCGTCGACAACCCGGTGGTGCTGCCGGACGGCCGGGTCGAGTCCAACGGCAACTTCCACGGCGCCCCGGTCGCCTACGTGCTGGACTTCCTCGCCATCGCCGCCGCCGACCTCGGCTCGATCTCCGAGCGCCGCACCGACCGGCTGCTCGACAAGGCCCGCTCGCACGGTCTGCCGGCCTTCCTCGCCGACGACCCGGGCGTGGACTCCGGCCTGATGATCGCCCAGTACACCCAGGCCGCCCTGGTCAGCGAGAACAAGCGGCTCGCCGTCCCGGCCTCGGTGGACTCGATCCCGTCCTCCGCGATGCAGGAGGACCACGTGTCGATGGGCTGGTCGGCCGCGCGCAAGCTGCGCCAGGCGGTCACCAACCTGACCCGGGTGCTCGCCGTCGAGCTGGTCGCCTCGGCCCGCGCCCTGGAGATCCGCGCCGAGGGCGGCAGCGGCCCGCTCGCCCCGGCCACCGCCGCCGCGATCGCCGCGGCCCGCGAGGCGGGCGTCGGCGGCCCCGGCCGGGACCGCTTCCTGTCGCCGGACCTGGAGGCCGCGGCCGCGCTGGTCGAGTCCGGCGCGCTGGTCGCCGCGGTCGAGCGGGTCACCGGCCGGCTGGCCTGA
- a CDS encoding RpiR family transcriptional regulator — protein sequence MTALDETGTFGPSARLLQLFEGHRLTPTQRRIAHSLVRHATEAPFLSSVEVAELAGVSQPSVTRFAVALGYDGYPALRKQLRELGAGEAAPAAETPADAVRNEHQQAVLAEIEHLRHLADLLADPEPIVRAARLLAASRPLPVIGLRAASAQAHGFAYFASKVHPDVRLLDEGGSMLADRIEQAASAGATALACFALPRYPRELMDALLTARECGLTVVTVADSAFAPVAKLSDLMLPAAVGTGLVFDTACAPMMLGRVLLQTMCDEIPGAEARLEAIEQSATARGLFLE from the coding sequence ATGACAGCCCTGGACGAGACCGGTACCTTCGGCCCCTCCGCCCGACTCCTCCAGCTGTTCGAGGGCCACCGGCTCACCCCCACCCAGCGCCGGATCGCGCACTCCCTCGTCCGGCACGCCACCGAGGCGCCCTTCCTCTCCAGCGTGGAGGTCGCCGAGCTGGCCGGGGTCAGCCAGCCGTCGGTCACCCGCTTCGCGGTCGCCCTCGGCTACGACGGCTATCCGGCGCTGCGCAAGCAGCTGCGCGAACTCGGTGCGGGCGAGGCGGCGCCGGCCGCCGAGACCCCGGCGGACGCCGTCCGCAACGAGCACCAGCAGGCCGTGCTCGCCGAGATCGAGCACCTGCGGCATCTCGCCGACCTGCTCGCCGATCCCGAGCCGATCGTCCGTGCCGCCCGGCTGCTCGCCGCCTCCCGGCCGCTGCCGGTGATCGGCCTGCGGGCCGCCTCGGCGCAGGCGCACGGCTTCGCCTACTTCGCCTCCAAGGTGCACCCGGACGTACGCCTGCTGGACGAGGGCGGCTCGATGCTGGCCGACCGGATCGAGCAGGCCGCGTCGGCCGGCGCGACCGCGCTGGCCTGCTTCGCGCTGCCCCGCTACCCGCGGGAGCTGATGGACGCTCTGCTCACCGCCCGGGAGTGCGGCCTGACGGTCGTGACGGTCGCCGACAGCGCGTTCGCCCCGGTCGCCAAGCTCTCCGACCTGATGCTGCCCGCCGCGGTCGGCACCGGCCTGGTCTTCGACACCGCCTGCGCGCCGATGATGCTCGGCCGGGTGCTGCTGCAGACCATGTGCGACGAGATCCCGGGCGCCGAGGCCCGCCTGGAGGCCATCGAGCAGTCGGCGACCGCGCGCGGGCTGTTCCTGGAGTAG